Proteins encoded in a region of the Photobacterium angustum genome:
- a CDS encoding SDR family oxidoreductase, protein MKKTILVVGASGYVGSHLVPELLNQGHHVKATGRNLQLLRKRGWNDIDNLELIYLDLNDGSDLTDLFHGVDIVFFLVHGMNHGHDFIDFELDCARHFSQYLEHSQVEQVIYLGALQSEDAASTHLLARKETGNILRNSGKTIVELRAGIIIGPGSAAFEVMRDFVSHLPVMLTPQWVSSRNSPIALRNLLFYLTELTKKPNNENLIFDVAGPEQLTYRDQMVRLGTLLNKKIRVIPLKFLSPAMAAYWLRFITSVPTNIARALINGLQYDLPADGSKLQQYIPQVLISYDDAVSEALEMNDEIIDSEIWGFDPDALSRWKSNYGYYPKQAGYTLKTDASAEDLWRQVQLVGGKEGYFFANSLWRVREWMDSMIGGNALERYRRDPQHLQLGDRIDSWKVISLEENHFLSLLFGMKAPGLGRLEFTINDHGDHRSVDIRAWWHPKGFKGLLYWFAMMPAHLFIFRGMTLQLVKRCKAKAKDGQIDTV, encoded by the coding sequence ATGAAAAAAACAATTCTAGTGGTCGGTGCCTCAGGCTATGTTGGTAGCCATTTAGTGCCAGAATTGCTAAATCAAGGTCATCACGTTAAAGCAACTGGCCGCAACTTACAGCTGCTAAGAAAGCGGGGCTGGAATGATATTGATAATCTTGAATTAATTTACCTTGATCTCAATGATGGTAGCGACCTTACGGATCTCTTTCACGGTGTTGATATCGTTTTCTTCCTTGTGCATGGCATGAATCATGGTCATGATTTTATAGATTTTGAATTAGACTGTGCACGCCACTTTAGCCAATATCTAGAACACAGCCAGGTTGAGCAAGTTATCTATTTGGGCGCGCTACAATCTGAAGACGCAGCTTCAACTCACCTACTCGCTCGTAAAGAAACAGGTAACATTCTTCGTAATAGTGGTAAAACTATCGTCGAATTACGTGCTGGAATCATTATAGGCCCAGGCTCTGCCGCTTTTGAAGTGATGCGCGATTTTGTAAGTCATCTACCTGTGATGCTAACGCCACAATGGGTCAGTTCTCGCAATTCTCCTATTGCACTTAGAAACTTGTTATTTTATTTAACTGAACTAACTAAAAAACCCAATAATGAAAACCTCATTTTTGATGTTGCAGGCCCCGAGCAGCTGACTTACCGCGATCAAATGGTACGTTTAGGTACACTGCTTAATAAGAAAATTCGCGTGATACCGCTTAAATTCTTAAGTCCTGCTATGGCAGCTTATTGGCTGCGTTTTATTACCTCAGTACCGACCAATATTGCGAGAGCATTGATCAACGGCTTGCAATATGATTTACCAGCAGATGGTAGCAAGTTGCAGCAATACATCCCACAGGTCTTAATCAGTTACGATGATGCGGTATCAGAAGCATTAGAGATGAATGATGAGATCATTGATAGTGAAATTTGGGGATTTGACCCTGATGCATTATCGCGCTGGAAATCTAATTATGGCTATTACCCTAAACAAGCGGGCTACACGTTAAAAACCGATGCGAGTGCTGAAGATTTATGGCGACAAGTTCAGCTGGTTGGTGGAAAAGAAGGTTACTTTTTTGCCAACAGTCTATGGCGTGTTCGTGAATGGATGGATTCAATGATTGGTGGTAATGCTCTAGAACGTTATCGCCGTGATCCTCAACATTTACAACTGGGCGATCGCATTGACTCTTGGAAGGTGATCAGTCTTGAAGAAAACCATTTCTTATCACTCCTGTTTGGAATGAAAGCGCCAGGTTTGGGACGATTAGAATTTACCATTAATGATCATGGTGATCACCGCTCAGTGGATATTCGAGCATGGTGGCACCCGAAAGGTTTTAAAGGTCTTTTATACTGGTTCGCTATGATGCCTGCACACCTATTCATTTTTAGAGGCATGACATTACAGTTAGTCAAACGTTGTAAAGCGAAAGCGAAAGATGGGCAGATTGATACGGTATAA
- a CDS encoding MATE family efflux transporter: protein MPTLILQQFDRGFLRSLFWIALPIALQSMLFSSRSLVDILMLGQLGNAQVAAAGIAGKAFFVAIIMLFGVSTGGAMLTAQFWGANNKQGVREATALTVMISGCFASVAAALFLFAPEWIMGLATQSPKVIALGSDYLRITAFNLLGAAFGIGIAVGLRSMHQPGVSTFFSAIGIGANMFLNWVLIFGKFGLPAMGIKGAAWATLLSGGIELVLLASYLYGRKHLLAFNFKTVVAVCNKKDIQRFLKLSLPITFNHLAWAGGIFVYHAIIGQLGINGLAAMSVITPIESLSLAMLIGISNASAVFIGNLLGANKNDEAYLKAWAFSLLNLSFALLTVCVMFLIKQPLLNLFSGLTEDVRALTDHFFDIFAIILVLKSIPMVMIVGVLRAGGDIKFCFYQDIIAQWMIGIPVTAFCAFVLHWPIEWVYALLGLEELIKWFASSFRVHSRRWMNNLVA, encoded by the coding sequence ATGCCAACACTTATTCTTCAACAATTTGATCGAGGTTTTCTTCGTTCGTTATTTTGGATTGCTTTACCTATTGCCTTGCAGTCAATGTTGTTTTCGAGTCGAAGTCTTGTCGATATTTTGATGCTAGGTCAGTTAGGCAATGCCCAAGTAGCAGCTGCTGGTATTGCAGGTAAAGCCTTTTTTGTTGCCATTATTATGCTATTTGGCGTCTCGACAGGCGGTGCGATGTTAACTGCTCAATTTTGGGGGGCGAATAATAAGCAAGGAGTACGAGAAGCAACAGCCTTAACCGTGATGATCAGCGGTTGTTTTGCTTCAGTCGCAGCGGCACTGTTTTTATTTGCGCCAGAATGGATCATGGGACTTGCGACACAATCTCCTAAAGTTATCGCTTTAGGTTCTGATTATTTACGTATTACGGCATTTAACTTACTCGGTGCTGCATTTGGTATTGGTATCGCTGTGGGTTTACGTTCGATGCACCAGCCCGGTGTCAGTACCTTTTTTAGTGCGATTGGTATTGGTGCCAATATGTTCCTTAATTGGGTGTTAATTTTTGGTAAATTTGGTTTGCCAGCGATGGGGATCAAAGGTGCAGCATGGGCGACGTTGCTTAGTGGTGGTATTGAACTGGTATTACTTGCGTCTTATTTATATGGACGCAAACATTTATTAGCGTTTAACTTTAAAACAGTTGTAGCTGTTTGTAATAAGAAAGATATTCAGCGTTTTCTTAAACTATCATTACCGATTACATTTAATCACCTTGCATGGGCGGGGGGAATTTTTGTATATCATGCGATTATTGGTCAATTAGGTATTAATGGGCTTGCTGCAATGTCGGTGATCACACCGATTGAGTCGTTATCACTTGCAATGTTGATCGGTATTTCAAATGCATCAGCTGTATTTATTGGTAATTTACTTGGTGCCAATAAAAATGATGAAGCCTATTTAAAGGCATGGGCATTTTCGTTACTTAATTTAAGCTTTGCTTTATTAACGGTATGTGTGATGTTTTTAATTAAACAACCGTTATTAAACTTATTTTCAGGGCTAACAGAGGATGTACGCGCTTTAACTGATCATTTCTTTGATATTTTTGCCATTATTCTGGTGTTGAAAAGTATTCCAATGGTGATGATTGTTGGTGTATTACGGGCTGGTGGGGATATTAAGTTTTGCTTCTATCAAGATATTATTGCGCAATGGATGATCGGTATTCCTGTAACCGCATTCTGTGCATTTGTTTTACATTGGCCGATAGAGTGGGTTTATGCTTTATTGGGTTTAGAAGAGCTGATCAAATGGTTTGCATCATCGTTTCGTGTACATTCACGACGTTGGATGAATAATTTAGTCGCTTAA
- a CDS encoding BCCT family transporter, whose product MPSNACQIADSNNTSLNSDSSRFEAKLVPILTIGFISLFIFAALADMSSFTALIQTSFESAANTFGYSWQILMLVNFLIALAIAFSPLGKKVMGTVKKPTIGTFRWLAMIMCTLLAGGGVFWSAAEPIYHFITPPPTFEGVVGSTQQAVDPALGQAFLHWGFLAWAVLGTLATIVLMYAHHEHGVKLRPRALLFPIFGKKLEDHWLGSVIDACSIIAVAAGTIGPIGFLASQLGYSLELLTGLENNVQSQLMILAVVVSIYSISAASGMDKGLQWLSRLNVIGAFGLLLAMLFLGPTKFILTEFGSAFGDYIHHFGELSLANDKPSWNVWWTWFFWGWFIGFAPMMAIFIARISEGRSIRGLVLAVAIGAPIVTNFWFAVLGGTGIFLELQTPGVISGPLNDGGLPAVLLASLSNLPFSGILLPAFLVLTTTFVVTTGDSMAYSIAMVVSGDNEPDSKHRLFWAITMGVVAAVLLLAGDGGLNALQSFIVITAVPVSILIAFTLISGPIAAYRMTCATKQVAA is encoded by the coding sequence ATGCCAAGTAATGCATGTCAAATAGCTGATAGTAACAACACATCTTTGAACTCAGATTCTTCTCGTTTTGAAGCAAAACTAGTTCCAATTCTAACTATTGGTTTCATTTCCTTATTCATCTTTGCTGCACTGGCTGATATGTCCAGTTTTACAGCATTAATTCAAACTAGCTTTGAATCTGCAGCTAATACTTTTGGTTATAGCTGGCAGATCTTAATGCTGGTTAACTTTCTTATTGCTTTAGCCATTGCTTTTAGCCCTTTGGGTAAAAAGGTGATGGGAACAGTTAAAAAACCAACAATCGGTACTTTCCGTTGGTTAGCCATGATCATGTGTACTTTATTAGCTGGTGGTGGCGTATTTTGGTCTGCCGCTGAGCCAATTTACCATTTCATTACACCACCGCCGACATTTGAAGGTGTTGTTGGATCAACACAACAAGCTGTTGACCCTGCACTGGGTCAAGCGTTCTTACACTGGGGCTTTTTAGCGTGGGCTGTATTGGGCACGTTGGCAACAATTGTATTAATGTATGCACACCATGAACATGGCGTTAAATTACGTCCTCGTGCTTTGCTTTTTCCTATCTTTGGAAAGAAGCTAGAAGATCACTGGTTAGGTAGTGTTATTGACGCTTGCTCAATTATTGCCGTTGCAGCTGGTACAATTGGCCCTATTGGTTTCCTAGCATCGCAGTTAGGTTATAGTTTAGAGTTACTAACAGGGCTTGAAAATAACGTTCAATCTCAGTTAATGATCCTTGCAGTCGTTGTGTCTATTTATTCTATTTCTGCTGCGTCAGGAATGGATAAAGGTCTACAGTGGCTATCACGCCTAAACGTGATTGGTGCGTTTGGACTATTACTAGCAATGTTATTCTTAGGTCCAACGAAATTTATTTTAACTGAGTTTGGTAGCGCGTTTGGTGATTACATTCATCATTTTGGCGAGCTTAGCTTAGCGAATGATAAGCCTTCTTGGAATGTATGGTGGACATGGTTCTTCTGGGGTTGGTTTATCGGTTTTGCACCTATGATGGCAATCTTTATTGCACGTATTTCAGAAGGACGTAGCATTCGTGGTTTAGTTCTTGCGGTTGCGATTGGTGCGCCTATCGTGACGAATTTCTGGTTCGCTGTATTAGGTGGTACTGGTATTTTCCTTGAACTACAAACACCGGGTGTAATTTCTGGTCCACTGAATGACGGTGGTTTACCGGCGGTATTATTAGCATCACTGTCTAACTTACCATTTAGCGGTATTTTATTACCTGCGTTTCTTGTGTTGACGACAACATTTGTTGTTACCACGGGTGATTCAATGGCATATTCGATTGCGATGGTGGTATCTGGTGATAACGAACCTGATAGTAAGCATCGTTTGTTCTGGGCGATCACTATGGGTGTGGTTGCTGCGGTATTATTGCTTGCAGGTGATGGTGGCTTAAATGCACTGCAATCCTTCATTGTGATCACTGCTGTTCCTGTTTCTATCTTGATTGCGTTCACATTGATCAGTGGCCCAATCGCTGCATACAGAATGACATGTGCAACAAAACAAGTGGCTGCTTAA
- a CDS encoding lipocalin-like domain-containing protein: MKMSLIWLCRVVVTLTLALLLNACDNQKAPSKSVESLTQSTDYVFEPVVKGNKLQFPKDYGSHPEYRAEWWYFTTNLESESGKQIALQWTLFRMATGDEETKGWKTPQMYMAHAVITTDKKTWRAERFARGGIGQAGVVLNPFRAWLDNWTWRSKDNSPFPGRLEFADDNMKAILDITQAGSIVLQGDNGYSRKHPLLDIASYYYSAPFLNVKGMLELDGETYRVKGQGWFDREWSSSMLSLQQQGWDWFSIHLDDGSALMVSQLREHGEKPYFFGSRSWKNGKVVKLDNHQIRMKPIKYFSVKGKQFPLIWEIEIPSQSIKIKTTVVRREQWLPFIFPYWEGPIRVSGSHKGKGFMELTGYE, translated from the coding sequence ATGAAGATGTCACTAATATGGCTCTGTCGCGTTGTAGTTACCCTAACGTTAGCGTTGCTTTTAAATGCTTGCGATAACCAAAAAGCACCGAGCAAATCTGTGGAATCACTGACTCAATCAACCGACTATGTGTTTGAGCCTGTAGTGAAAGGTAACAAGCTGCAATTTCCTAAAGATTATGGTTCACATCCTGAGTATCGTGCTGAATGGTGGTATTTCACCACTAACCTTGAATCTGAAAGTGGCAAGCAAATAGCGTTGCAATGGACATTATTCCGAATGGCGACGGGGGATGAAGAAACCAAAGGTTGGAAAACGCCACAAATGTATATGGCGCATGCGGTGATCACAACTGATAAGAAAACATGGCGAGCAGAGCGTTTTGCCCGCGGTGGAATAGGGCAAGCAGGGGTGGTATTAAACCCATTTCGAGCATGGTTAGATAACTGGACATGGCGCTCAAAAGATAATTCACCGTTTCCCGGTAGGCTTGAATTTGCTGATGATAATATGAAAGCAATTTTAGATATCACACAAGCGGGATCGATAGTTTTACAGGGTGATAATGGTTATAGCCGTAAACACCCACTGCTAGATATTGCCTCTTATTATTACAGCGCGCCCTTTTTGAATGTAAAAGGGATGCTAGAGCTTGATGGCGAAACCTATCGCGTAAAAGGCCAAGGTTGGTTTGATCGTGAATGGAGTAGCAGTATGCTTAGCTTGCAGCAGCAGGGATGGGATTGGTTCTCTATTCACCTTGATGATGGCAGTGCATTGATGGTTTCTCAACTACGTGAACACGGTGAAAAGCCTTACTTTTTTGGTTCTCGTTCATGGAAAAATGGTAAAGTGGTTAAGCTTGATAACCACCAGATCCGCATGAAACCGATTAAATATTTTTCCGTTAAAGGAAAGCAGTTCCCGTTAATATGGGAAATCGAGATACCATCACAATCCATAAAGATTAAAACAACAGTTGTTCGTCGAGAACAGTGGTTACCTTTTATTTTCCCTTATTGGGAAGGACCTATTCGGGTCAGTGGTAGTCATAAAGGAAAAGGCTTTATGGAGCTTACTGGATACGAATAA
- a CDS encoding cupin domain-containing protein yields MYQLTFSLEEFLTQYWQKKPTIIKGGFKHFVDPISPDELAGLAMEEEVDSRYIAKKDDQWEVQHGPLTFDNTPEDNWSFIVQAANHWHEGAAQIVAPFRQLPGWLFDDLMISYSTPGGGVGPHIDQYDVFIVQGSGKRHWRVGEKRDDYEEEFRHSALRQIKGFEPIIDEVLETGDILYIPPGFPHDGYSVETSMSFSIGFRSPKKQELLSTFADFVISNDIGDVHYHNPSLSTRSCNGAISEQDYHELEAMMRSLLDHPHLLKQWMGEHLSQNRHELDIVPSDPEWSNEETYQCLMNGDSFNRISGLRAFYHDAQPEIIFINGEQYVLPDECADTAKQFCNEQVVTAESLGNAIHHPAVLTLLTQLINLGYWYLAE; encoded by the coding sequence ATGTATCAATTAACGTTCTCCCTAGAAGAATTTCTCACCCAATATTGGCAAAAAAAGCCAACCATTATTAAAGGTGGCTTTAAGCACTTTGTCGATCCTATCAGCCCTGACGAATTAGCAGGGCTCGCGATGGAAGAAGAAGTTGATTCTCGCTACATTGCAAAAAAAGATGACCAATGGGAAGTCCAGCATGGGCCATTAACCTTCGATAATACGCCAGAAGATAATTGGTCGTTCATCGTACAAGCCGCTAATCATTGGCATGAAGGTGCTGCACAAATAGTCGCTCCTTTTCGTCAACTTCCAGGCTGGTTGTTTGACGACTTAATGATCAGTTACTCAACTCCTGGTGGCGGTGTAGGTCCTCATATTGACCAATATGATGTATTTATTGTTCAAGGCTCAGGTAAGCGTCATTGGCGTGTAGGTGAGAAACGCGATGATTATGAGGAAGAGTTCCGTCATTCGGCATTACGCCAGATAAAAGGTTTTGAACCGATCATTGATGAAGTGTTAGAAACCGGAGATATTTTATATATTCCACCCGGTTTCCCACATGATGGTTATTCTGTGGAAACATCCATGAGCTTTTCTATCGGTTTCCGTTCACCGAAAAAACAAGAGTTATTAAGTACCTTTGCTGATTTTGTGATCTCAAATGATATTGGTGATGTCCACTACCACAATCCATCACTCTCTACCCGTAGTTGTAATGGTGCTATTTCAGAGCAAGACTACCATGAGCTTGAAGCCATGATGCGCAGTTTGCTTGACCACCCGCATTTGTTAAAACAATGGATGGGCGAACATTTAAGCCAAAATCGTCACGAGTTAGATATTGTTCCGTCTGATCCCGAGTGGAGTAATGAAGAAACATATCAATGCTTAATGAATGGCGATAGCTTTAATCGCATTAGCGGCTTACGTGCGTTTTATCATGATGCTCAACCTGAGATCATCTTCATCAATGGTGAACAATACGTATTACCCGATGAATGTGCAGACACTGCAAAACAGTTTTGTAATGAGCAAGTCGTTACCGCTGAATCACTAGGTAATGCCATTCATCACCCAGCCGTATTAACGCTACTTACTCAGCTTATAAATCTTGGATATTGGTACTTAGCAGAATAA
- a CDS encoding ABC transporter ATP-binding protein: protein MLRLAGLCKGYRDGSEFHFVLQGTNLDLEPGDQVALMGESGSGKSTLLNLIAGLDTPDEGEIWLGNTPIHSISERERTAFRRDNIGLVFQQYNLLPTLTVADNIKFCRQLKGLASDDKLWRQLISALDLMPLLERYPEEISGGQQQRVAIARAIYMEPKILLADEPTGSLDERNAEAVIRLLLSLTKKLHCTLLVVTHSKKVASHMQGHVRLQGGQLHVTPRS, encoded by the coding sequence ATGTTACGACTCGCAGGACTCTGCAAAGGATACCGTGACGGCTCCGAATTTCATTTTGTGCTTCAAGGAACGAATTTAGATCTTGAACCCGGTGATCAAGTTGCGTTAATGGGTGAAAGTGGTTCAGGTAAAAGTACGTTGTTAAACCTAATTGCAGGGCTAGATACTCCTGATGAAGGGGAGATTTGGCTGGGCAATACACCCATACATTCTATTTCAGAGCGAGAACGAACAGCCTTTAGGCGCGATAATATTGGTTTGGTTTTTCAGCAATATAATTTATTACCGACATTAACCGTTGCTGATAATATTAAATTTTGCCGTCAGCTTAAGGGATTAGCGTCAGATGATAAATTATGGCGCCAGTTGATCTCTGCATTAGACCTTATGCCGTTGTTAGAGCGTTATCCTGAAGAAATATCAGGAGGACAGCAGCAACGTGTAGCGATTGCACGTGCAATTTACATGGAACCTAAGATCCTGTTAGCCGATGAGCCAACAGGTAGCCTTGACGAACGCAACGCAGAAGCCGTTATTCGATTACTTCTATCACTCACTAAAAAACTACACTGTACATTGCTGGTAGTAACACACAGTAAGAAAGTCGCATCACATATGCAGGGTCATGTTCGTCTGCAGGGAGGGCAGCTTCATGTTACGCCCCGTAGTTAA
- a CDS encoding ABC transporter permease, which produces MLRPVVNALWGHYRRHPFQIILVWLGLTLGIALLVGVMAVNQQAKESYREGEQLFSNPFPYRIRHVQMGMKVPQGFYIQMRRAGLKTCSPMEEYRIVTDQQRDFQLLGIDPVTMMSVSGSNGLDESRLKLLELMRPPYPIMIGQQLANYIGLSDGSMITLDSGKKIGPIEIIQDERMNQPRMIADIALLRELNPSSGFTAVVCGEMSRKQLSKLTHILPPGLTLERKQSAKLEPLTNAFHLNLFAMGMLSFVVGLFIFYQAMSLSFAQRQPLVGVLRQLGVTSRQIAKALVFELIAWIVLGLIGGNLLGLLLAQQLLPSVAASLNDLYSANVSLQIQWHWMWGLASLAIAFFGCAFACTWPLIRLVRSQPSRLAAHLSLIRFSGREFAWQALFSGIFMLIAFGIYQLPHGQLAGFALIAFILIASGLFMPYLMWKLFLWLGKLCRSAQLRWFFNDAAASLSYRGVAAMAFMLALASNIGMETMVGSFRNTTESWLEQRLAADIYIRPSMNMAPRISKWLQDQPEVAQVWWSWQKETPSDAGTIQVMSIGDTSGEKKALVVKQTAYGYWKTLHTSRSVMVSESIALKNHWDVGDTINLPAPMNKGWKIVGIYYDYGNPYGQVLISQSKWQRFWPHSGQVGLAIHLNKNVNPDKLLADLGARFRLQPERIRNNAALMKEAMGVFDRTFVVTSTLGHLTLFIAICGLFFATIAGEVSRQRQFALLRCMGMTGRELALLGGGQLLFIGVITSLIALPLGLFLAQLLIDVVLKYSFGWTMPVQYFPVDYLTTLGTALLALLVAGAWPVWRLVRRSAILSLRESF; this is translated from the coding sequence ATGTTACGCCCCGTAGTTAATGCGTTATGGGGGCATTATCGACGTCACCCGTTTCAAATTATTCTCGTATGGTTGGGCCTAACGTTGGGTATTGCCTTACTTGTTGGCGTCATGGCTGTAAACCAGCAAGCAAAAGAAAGTTACCGCGAAGGTGAACAACTTTTTTCTAATCCTTTTCCTTATCGCATTCGCCACGTACAAATGGGGATGAAAGTCCCACAGGGTTTTTATATTCAAATGCGCCGAGCTGGATTGAAAACCTGCTCGCCGATGGAAGAATATCGCATCGTGACAGATCAGCAACGTGACTTTCAATTGCTAGGTATTGATCCCGTTACAATGATGTCTGTGTCAGGCTCGAATGGATTAGATGAAAGTAGACTAAAACTACTGGAATTAATGCGTCCACCTTATCCGATCATGATTGGTCAGCAGCTCGCAAATTATATTGGTTTGTCTGATGGCAGTATGATTACGTTAGATTCTGGCAAGAAAATTGGCCCAATCGAGATTATTCAAGACGAGAGAATGAATCAACCTCGTATGATTGCCGATATTGCACTGCTGCGAGAATTGAACCCAAGTTCTGGTTTTACCGCTGTTGTTTGTGGAGAAATGAGCCGAAAACAATTAAGTAAGTTAACTCATATTCTTCCTCCAGGATTAACCTTAGAGCGTAAACAAAGTGCGAAATTAGAGCCATTAACCAATGCATTTCACTTAAACTTGTTTGCAATGGGTATGTTGTCGTTTGTGGTCGGGTTGTTTATTTTCTATCAAGCGATGTCGTTATCTTTTGCCCAACGTCAGCCATTGGTTGGTGTGTTGCGTCAATTGGGCGTTACTAGTAGGCAAATCGCGAAAGCGTTAGTTTTTGAATTAATAGCTTGGATCGTTTTAGGGCTTATAGGCGGTAATTTATTGGGTTTGTTATTAGCTCAGCAATTACTGCCTAGTGTCGCTGCCTCTCTCAATGATCTTTATAGCGCTAACGTTAGTTTACAAATTCAGTGGCATTGGATGTGGGGGCTGGCAAGTTTGGCTATTGCATTCTTTGGCTGTGCGTTTGCCTGTACTTGGCCTTTGATTCGTTTAGTTAGATCGCAACCATCACGACTCGCAGCACATTTGTCTTTAATTCGCTTTAGTGGTCGGGAATTTGCTTGGCAAGCATTGTTTTCAGGTATTTTCATGTTGATTGCGTTTGGCATCTATCAATTGCCTCACGGACAACTTGCTGGCTTTGCGCTGATTGCGTTTATCTTGATCGCTTCAGGCTTATTCATGCCATACCTGATGTGGAAATTATTTTTATGGCTCGGCAAGCTTTGTCGTTCAGCACAATTACGTTGGTTTTTTAATGATGCCGCGGCAAGCTTGAGCTATCGAGGTGTTGCTGCGATGGCATTTATGCTGGCTTTAGCATCAAATATTGGTATGGAAACCATGGTGGGTAGCTTTAGAAACACCACTGAAAGCTGGTTAGAGCAACGGTTAGCTGCTGATATTTATATACGTCCATCCATGAACATGGCACCACGTATTTCTAAGTGGTTACAAGATCAACCAGAAGTTGCGCAAGTTTGGTGGAGCTGGCAAAAAGAAACGCCGTCTGACGCTGGTACTATTCAAGTCATGAGTATTGGTGATACTTCTGGCGAGAAAAAAGCGTTAGTCGTTAAACAAACAGCTTATGGCTATTGGAAAACGCTGCACACAAGCCGCTCGGTAATGGTGAGTGAGTCTATAGCACTGAAAAATCATTGGGATGTGGGAGATACCATTAATTTACCCGCACCGATGAATAAAGGCTGGAAAATTGTCGGTATTTACTATGACTATGGTAACCCTTATGGTCAGGTTTTGATTTCACAGTCTAAGTGGCAGCGTTTCTGGCCGCATTCTGGGCAAGTAGGATTAGCTATTCACCTTAATAAGAACGTAAATCCAGATAAATTACTTGCAGATCTTGGTGCTCGTTTCCGTTTACAACCTGAACGTATTCGTAATAATGCAGCCTTGATGAAAGAGGCGATGGGGGTTTTTGATCGTACTTTTGTTGTGACCTCAACGCTTGGACATTTAACCTTGTTCATTGCGATATGTGGTTTGTTTTTTGCCACGATAGCAGGGGAAGTATCACGTCAACGTCAGTTTGCGTTGTTACGTTGCATGGGTATGACAGGTCGAGAGCTGGCATTACTTGGTGGTGGACAGTTGCTGTTTATTGGTGTGATTACCTCGTTAATAGCACTACCGCTAGGTTTGTTTCTTGCCCAACTGTTAATTGATGTGGTGCTTAAATACTCCTTTGGTTGGACAATGCCAGTGCAATATTTCCCTGTGGATTATTTGACGACATTGGGTACAGCGTTATTAGCCTTGTTGGTGGCTGGAGCCTGGCCTGTTTGGCGTTTGGTTCGTCGCTCTGCAATCTTGTCTTTAAGGGAGTCATTCTAA